One part of the Drosophila teissieri strain GT53w chromosome 3R, Prin_Dtei_1.1, whole genome shotgun sequence genome encodes these proteins:
- the LOC122618860 gene encoding uncharacterized protein LOC122618860 has protein sequence MKPKKSAFANSSTGYGRNKHGKGHSGKDKAEGGGKGKNREEKDKNKHEPRQKQEVDDKDDKDLNSGFGDYLRTPEAFEMMKLFVFANTIMLIVTMAWPHIKEQFYMVNQWLESFREEHQQ, from the exons ATGAAACCGAAGAAATCGGCCTTTGCCAATTCTTCCACGGGATACGGCAGGAACAAGCACGGTAAAGGACACTCTGGCAAGGATAAAGCCGAGGGTGGTGGTAAGGGCAAGAACCGGGAGGAGAAGGATAAGAATAAGCATGAGCCGAGGCAGAAGCAGGAGGTCGACGACAAGGACGACAAGGATCTAAATTCCGGCTTCGGCGACTATCTTCGCACTCCGGAGG CATTTGAAATGATGAAGCTGTTTGTCTTCGCCAATACAATAATGTTAATTGTCACCATGGCCTGGCCGCACATCAAGGAACAGTTCTACATGGTTAACCAATGGCTTGAGAGCTTCCGCGAAGAGCATCAGCAGTAA
- the LOC122622400 gene encoding uncharacterized protein LOC122622400, with protein sequence MVGPFMQGLFLIGIIYWYSKGMMSMINDYYRSEFQRKLQTEPAKAKAETPINVDNFMDYVRELDSPDEVARSPAEGIETRHIGETHCHVLLRFLEITGTLAPPDVCLITSNLG encoded by the coding sequence ATGGTCGGTCCCTTCATGCAGGGCCTCTTCTTGATTGGCATCATCTACTGGTATTCCAAGGGGATGATGTCCATGATCAACGACTACTATAGAAGTGAGTTCCAACGGAAGTTGCAAACAGAACCAGCGAAGGCGAAGGCAGAGACACCCATCAATGTGGACAACTTTATGGATTATGTTAGGGAGTTGGACTCTCCGGACGAGGTGGCTAGGAGCCCGGCGGAAGGAATTGAAACTCGGCATATAGGAGAAACCCATTGCCACGTTCTTCTACGATTTTTGGAGATTACCGGCACTCTTGCACCTCCTGATGTTTGCCTAATTACGAGCAACTTAGGGTAG
- the LOC122618857 gene encoding solute carrier family 22 member 20 — protein MKEENLYHGWMPDIRRHVPVPLDLGHMAHSFTCTDPKANDVSPQTPPRKANKTEDGSDDDVITHILGDFGPWQLRSLLILFLCKIPAAWFMACILFTAPDLYPEEEYKCDARAFGPEVNSTVSLDHCYVMVNYGESGYAMRQCRKFLYTTGFHSLTMEFDLVCLCDFFVAWSQYWHLFGLLIGGVAATKLMRVLSPRQIYATGIWCLLMCSLLMGLVKDFSLHCGLRCLAAVSCCFMITSGLYIFSDITAGKYRVGALLLYDCFWAVGLILLPGMASGAPSWQHIYLGVTLSLLVIVFLLPWTPDSPRWQLQHTKEAQLAIERTVGILLEAARTNGRMHKVSKELPQLLEQLREMMLEPMPAVHWMHLWMGQRKSTFHLVAVHMALATFMVVNTGLLLHVRSFGREHLVSNTLAMGLAEMLGCFLALHLTFNQSERKWQWAGGFAIVVGCIGSICWFLAEGNMPEVYGLTMGLLMASLPQAAVACAQSMIMACLGELVPMEQRSCLSFSAVTWARVWQLSASFLTLLRQVSPALSLSAFCLLAILGGLCTCCLVTRDKEQPPVGAAVNKRQQLIGFT, from the exons ATGAAGGAGGAGAATCTTTACCACGGCTGGATGCCTGATATACGCCGACACGTACCCGTTCCCTTGGATTTGGGCCACATGGCGCACAGCTTCACCTGCACCGATCCGAAAGCCAACGATGTGTCTCCTCAAACTCCTCCTCgcaaagccaacaaaacaGAAGATGGCAGTGATGACGATGTGATCACACACATCCTGGGGGACTTTGGGCCTTGGCAACTGCGCTCCCTGCTCATCCTGTTCCTCTGCAAAATTCCCGCCGCCTGGTTCATGGCCTGCATCCTGTTCACAGCGCCGGATCTGTACCCGGAGGAGGAGTACAAGTGTGATGCGAGGGCTTTCGGGCCGGAGGTCAACTCCACCGTCTCGCTGGACCACTGCTATGTGATGGTTAACTACGGAGAGTCCGGCTACGCCATGCGCCAGTGTCGCAAGTTCCTCTACACCACGGGCTTCCACTCCCTGACCATGGAGTTCGATTTGGTGTGTCTGTGCGACTTCTTTGTGGCCTGGTCCCAGTACTGGCACCTCTTTGGCCTTTTAATCGGTGGAGTGGCGGCCACCAAGTTGATGCGGGTCTTGAGTCCCCGACAGATTTATGCAACTGGCATCTGGTGCCTTCTCATGTGCAGTCTGCTGATGGGTCTGGTCAAGGACTTCAGTCTGCACTGCGGACTCCGATGCTTGGCTGCTGTTTCATGCTGCTTTATGATCACCTCCGGCCTTTATATAT TTAGTGACATAACAGCGGGCAAATATCGCGTTGGAGCCCTTCTACTTTACGACTGCTTCTGGGCTGTGGGCTTGATCCTGCTCCCTGGCATGGCCTCCGGTGCTCCCAGCTGGCAGCACATATACTTGGGGGTAACTCTCTCCTTGCTGGTGATTGTCTTCCTGCTGCCCTGGACTCCGGATTCCCCGCGctggcagctgcagcacacGAAGGAAGCCCAACTGGCCATCGAACGAACGGTGGGAATCCTGCTGGAAGCAGCCCGTACCAATGGAAGGATGCACAAGGTATCCAAGGAGTTACCACAGCTTTTGGAACAACTGAGGGAAATGATGCTGGAGCCAATGCCCGCAGTGCATTGGATGCATTTGTGGATGGGGCAGCGGAAGAGCACTTTCCACTTGGTGGCTGTGCACATGGCACTGGCCACTTTCATGGTGGTCAACACCGGGCTGCTGCTCCATGTGCGGTCCTTTGGCAGGGAGCACCTGGTGTCCAACACATTGGCCATGGGCCTGGCCGAGATGCTGGGCTGCTTCCTGGCCCTACACCTGACCTTCAACCAGAGTGAACGCAAGTGGCAGTGGGCAGGGGGATTTGCCATTGTGGTCGGCTGCATCGGTAGCATCTGTTGGTTCCTGGCGGAGGGGAATATGCCCGAGGTTTATGGACTCACGATGGGATTGCTGATGGCCTCGCTTCCTCAGGCGGCCGTGGCCTGCGCCCAGTCCATGATCATGGCCTGCCTGGGCGAACTGGTGCCAATGGAGCAGCGTAGTTGCCTCTCATTTTCCGCCGTCACGTGGGCGAGGGTGTGGCAGCTCTCCGCCTCTTTTCTCACGCTGCTCAGGCAGGTGAGCCCCGCCCTCTCCCTGTCCGCCTTCTGTCTTCTGGCCATCCTGGGCGGCCTCTGCACATGTTGCCTGGTCACGCGGGACAAGGAGCAGCCACCGGTAGGAGCTGCAGTTAATAAGAGACAGCAACTAATTGGGTTCACGTAA
- the LOC122618859 gene encoding putative fatty acyl-CoA reductase CG5065: MDNAKVNTVEHQPDIYQDAVVFITGATGFVGKSLLEKLLWSFPQIKRIYMLIRPKGGVTVEERFRGFLQNPIFERLKSEHPTQLKKVVHFSGNIEDDNFGLNESDRSVLCAEVNIIFHSAATVRFNECLKVSARVNSQATYNLVELCRQMPHLRSFLYVSTAYCNPGRKYVDEQVYPTMPPVDWRQFLTATQKIPDDYLNRLADYIKGPHVNTYTFTKSIAEQIVNAYKDVIPIVIVRPSIVTAAYREPYPGWIDNIQAISGIMMEIGKGGISSILGDKDLICDIIPVDFVVNAMIMMVGKAKLGSLSICNATSGVTNPITWQRLGELTMKWSRIYPTRRMIMFPNFKYRCSAFKHELAVWVLHFVPALLMDLQTLLLAQKKRLVTPIAKKFRQACLAGSFFSLNEWIFKNKSRFHFKKVIENGTYPTLYWNLEELDYNEYVRRHMIGINKYLHREKFSVDSNKFMVTRIYWFWIFLHLIFYMLLVYIIF, encoded by the exons ATGGACAACGCCAAAGTGAATACTGTGGAGCACCAGCCGGATATTTACCAAGATGCTGTGGTCTTTATAACGG GAGCAACTGGCTTTGTGGGAAAATCGCTGCTGGAGAAGCTGCTCTGGAGTTTTCCGCAGATCAAGCGGATCTACATGCTCATCCGACCGAAGGGCGGGGTTACAGTGGAGGAACGATTTCGGGGATTCCTTCAGAATCCCATTTTCGAACGCCTAAAGTCGGAGCATCCAACGCAACTGAAGAAAGTCGTTCACTTCTCTGGCAACATTGAGGACGACAACTTCG GTTTAAATGAGTCCGACAGATCGGTTTTGTGTGCCGAGGTCAACATAATTTTCCACAGTGCAGCAACA GTACGCTTCAATGAGTGCCTAAAGGTGTCGGCTCGAGTCAATTCGCAGGCCACCTATAATCTCGTAGAGCTTTGCAGGCAGATGCCTCATCTGAGG AGTTTTCTGTACGTTTCGACGGCCTACTGCAACCCGGGTCGCAAGTATGTGGATGAGCAAGTGTACCCCACCATGCCGCCGGTGGATTGGCGGCAGTTTCTTACCGCCACCCAGAAAATACCCGACGACTATCTGAATCGCCTGGCCGATTATATAAAGGGTCCGCATGTCAACACCTACACCTTCACGAAGTCCATTGCCGAGCAGATTGTTAATGCATATAAAGATGTGATTCCCATTGTGATAGTGAGGCCCTCGATAGTCACTGCTGCGTATAGGGAGCCCTATCCCGGGTGGATTGACAATATCCAGGCCATCAGCGGGATTATGATGGAAATTGGGAAGGgcggcatcagcagcatccTAGGGGATAAGGATCTTATATGTGACATCATCCCTGTGGACTTTGTGGTCAATGCCATGATCATGATGGTCGGCAAGGCCAAATTGGGGAG CTTGAGCATCTGTAACGCCACTTCTGGAGTGACCAATCCAATCACCTGGCAGCGCCTTGGAGAACTCACAATGAAGTGGTCCAGAATCTATCCCACCCGGCGGATGATTATGTTTCCAAACTTCAAGTATAGGTGCAGTGCTTTTAAGCATGAGTTGGCTGTGTGGGTTCTTCACTTTGTGCCCGCCTTGCTAATGGATCTGCAAACGCTGCTGTTGGCCCAAAAGAAGCGACTGGTGACACCCATTGCCAAGAAATTCCGACAGGCTTGTCTAGCAG GTAGCTTTTTTTCGCTGAACGAGTGGATCTTCAAGAACAAGAGCCGCTTCCATTTCAAGAAAGTGATTGAAAATGGTACATATCCCACTCTCTATTGGAATCTCGAAGAGCTGGACTACAATGAGTATGTGCGTCGCCACATGATTGGGATCAACAAGTACCTGCACCGCGAGAAGTTCTCCGTTGACTCAAACAAGTTTATGGTGACCAG gATTTATTGGTTCTGGATATTCCTGCACTTGATTTTCTACATGTTGCTTGtctatataatattttag